One Aphidius gifuensis isolate YNYX2018 linkage group LG5, ASM1490517v1, whole genome shotgun sequence genomic region harbors:
- the LOC122858341 gene encoding E3 ubiquitin-protein ligase TRIP12 isoform X1 — MADQQDQFLLGGPVEKASASADASKLRGKSSGTNNIRKRHNTGAGYTTISDKRRKQTDTATASAVNRRRTIETSKPEDTNLRQTRQQSTITRKSIAKQSETTPIDCVASRTRSRTPQYQSCGQLNNIDNKLISDSSIQRGKGKTQNTRDNYLIGGTSSQELVVKPSIRVGNVASTTADSSSGGLSHEGASTSGVNITSTVNPSVSASTTTAANNSTPTHKHLLRSRVKLPTSEQSSSSKTIGKSSKKENSTTRLLTFFRNRSLTRVRKSSESASTTFSLSMSASDNLTNNNTTLTNVGVTSSVNQSSSGEDDGITASTLTSVTAGMTTTTTTTAAAAAASGGPSGMSVTTGDSESDDGEVGRLQALLEARGLPPHVFGALGPRMQHLLNRSMGANSSAKAQQLLTGLQSIDDEGEQLQAVIGMGEILVMGNEDTLTGFPVKQVVAALINLLGIEHNFVIMTHACRALTYMMEALPRSSTVVVDAVPVFLQKLESIECMDVAEQCLTALAMLSRRHSKTILHAGGVSACLKFVDFFNITAQRAALTITANCCQNLHPDDYHLVSDSLVLLTNRLTNQDKKSVECVCQAFSRLVDSFQHDPIMLHKIITAELLQNLQQLLMITPPVNSIGNFITVLRMLSVISNRCPDLAQLLLQQNIAYTLSYLLTGSLDVKTDDVELVQRSPQELFEITCLIEELMPTLPNDGIFYVNNLIERNKNTNENVHWEWRDERHCCHKFSTIDSRIIEMAYQNGEDEICLSTLGRTYTIDLTMMKQINEDMGMARSIYRRVVTDTQEPKKNQPTNIDVSLKTNDANEWLVSFIRTLFSVLYEVYSSSAGPAVKCKCLRALLRMVYYASTDLLKDVLKNQTVSSHIAGMLASQDLRIVIGALQMASILMNKLPNVFGVHFHREGVLHQIRQLADPEVPIGVSPPSKTLCNTYSLALSPQPGPSNSSTATKTSSSSSAPSPVASPTTNKNILFGSIAINQIKPSISGATMETRSKSDLSTNEDAINNTPSTTSTNLRIGDVLKRKRQNKKGRFSRLSNSTTPLLTTTTTTATTTATTTTTTTTSSTILTSTPSQQSSQPESLFTGFAQKNNRFLGNLNPARWGKKTSSSTSSNTSNDKRDTSTSISKLPSNPNLIGGNRDKAKAWVREESSKFLQRYQDDGTCTHPALTVLSRLQSSIQNLKSNDNDKILISLTELRDIIVESDISPFEMNHSGLIKALLNYLTKTDDLNYERLRLFWKIFSSTTLDDSIIDKEPGAFGALVNKLNSCVAQLEQFPVKVHDLPTGSGNGRGGTSALKFFNTHQLKCNLQRHPDCNNLKQWKGGTVKIDPLALVQAIERYLMVRGYGRIRDNDTLISDDDNSDDDIDDTLAAVVISQGSKHKLQFLIGNNVLPFNMTVYQAVRQFSCNGIDQGDADNDCEPPLGHDAVWLQTHTIYYRPLPDDDSLVIIKPGVSTQCSRKGKGKSTKLSSKRKEDTLWLDGVVPDSKCPLEPYLSSTLPSVTITDASLDGLCLLRLLYSLNRHWGVLFPYVKSRTLLTPQDFINNKIAAKANRQLQDPLVIMTGNLPSWLQQIATVCPFLFPFETRQLLLYATSFDRDRALQRLLDSAPELSATDSQERVTPRLERRKRTISRTDILKQAEQVIQDLASSKALLEVQYINEVGTGLGPTLEFYALVSRELQRADLDLWHGCTTPNELGYVYLANGLFTKPTPWGTKVPHLAKLKTKFKFLGKFMAKAIYDSRMIDLPFSLTFYRWLLGEERTLTIADLAFVCPDVYRTLVKLKNVVKRKEEIEQDTTIKANEKSELIEALDLDSCIISDLGLVFELPGYDNIELRKGGSEIPVTIHNLDQYIKLVVHWFLYEGVFRQMEAFREGFESVFPPNQLRLFFPEELEAVFCGHGQSGGQWDVKTLLECCRTDHGYTPDSRAIRFLFEVMSEYDAEEQRQFIQFVTGSPRLPVGGFKSLTPPLTIVRKTFEQSIKTDDFLPSVMTCVNYLKLPDYTTLDIMRDKLRIAAQEGQHSFHLS, encoded by the exons ATGGCAGATCAACAAGATCAGTTTTTGCTCGGGGGGCCTGTAGAGAAGGCAAGTGCTTCAGCAGATGCCTCTAAGCTACGAGGGAAGAGCAGTGGcacaaataatattagaaaacGTCATAATACTGGAGCAGGATATACAACAATAAGTGATAAGCGTCGTAAACAAACTGATACAGCAACAGCATCAGCAGTTAATCGAAGACGTACAATCGAAACATCCAAACCTGAAG ATACAAATTTACGACAAACAAGACAACAATCAACAATTACGCGAAAAAGTATAGCAAAACAAAGTGAAACAACACCAATTGATTGTGTCGCATCACGTACACGTTCTCGTACACCACAATATCAAAGTTGtggacaattaaataatattgataataaattgataagtGATTCTTCAATACAACGTGGAAaag gtaaaacacaaaatacaagagataattatttaattggtgGTACGAGTAGTCAAGAATTGGTTGTTAAACCAAGCATCAGAGTGGGTAACGTAGCAAGTACGACTGCGGATAGTAGTAGTGGGGGATTGTCACATGAAGGGGCAAGTACAAGTGGCGTTAATATAACGTCTACTGTCAACCCTTCAGTGTCAGCCTCAACTACTACTGCTGCCAACAATTCAACACCAACCCACAAACACTTACTACGTTCACGTGTTAAATTACCAACATCTGAACAATCATCAAGTAGTAAAACTATTGGTAAATCAAGTAAAAAGGAAAATTCAACAACGCG tttattaacattttttagaAATCGTTCTTTAACACGAGTACGTAAAAGTAGTGAGAGTGCTTCAACAACATTTAGTTTGTCAATGTCGGCAAGTGATAATCtaaccaataataatacaacattGACAAATGTTGGTGTTACATCATCTGTTAATCAATCATCAAGTGGTGAAGATGATGGAATAACAGCAAGTACTTTAACATCGGTAACAGCTGGAAtgaccacaacaacaacaacaactgcagcagcagcagcagcaagtGGTGGTCCATCTGGTATGTCTGTTACAACTGGAGATAGTGAAAGCGATGATGGTGAAGTTGGCAGGTTACAAGCACTATTAGAAGCACGTGGCTTGCCACCCCATGTGTTTGGAGCACTTGGACCACGTATGCAACATCTTTTGAATCGTTCGATGGGTGCTAATTCATCAGCAAAAGCACAACAATTATTAACTGGTTTACAATCGATTGATGATGAGGGTGAACAATTACAAGCGGTTATTGGAATGGGAGAAATACTTGTTATGGGTAATGAAGATACTTTAACTGGTTTTCCAGTTAAACAAGTTGTTGCTGCATTGATCAATTTACTTGGTATTGAacataattttgttataatgACACATGCTTGTCGTGCATTGACTTACATGATGGAAGCATTACCAAGATCATCGAcagttgttgttgatgctgtACCTGTATTTTTGCAAAAACTCGAATCAATCGAATGTATGGATGTTGCTGAACAATGTTTAACAGCTCTTGCAATGTTATCACGAAGACATAGTAAAACAATTTTACATGCTGGTGGTGTATCggcatgtttaaaatttgttgatttttttaatataacagCTCAACGTGCTGCATTAACAATAACAGCAAATTGCTGTCAAAATTTACATCCAGATGATTATCATTTGGTGAGTGATAGTCTTGTTTTGCTAACAAATAGACTCAcaaatcaagataaaaaaagtgtTGAGTGTGTTTGTCAAGCATTTAGTCGTTTGGTTGATTCATTCCAACATGATCCAATAAtgttacataaaataataacagctGAATTActacaaaatttacaacaattacTCATGATAACACCACCAGTTAATAGTATTGGTAACTTTATAACAGTACTACGTATGCTATCAGTCATATCAAATCGTTGTCCAGATTTagcacaattattattacaacaaaatattgCATATACATTGAGTTATTTATTAACTGGTTCACTTGATGTAAAAACAGATGATGTTGAGTTAGTACAACGTTCACCACAAGAACTATTCGAAATAACATGtttaattgaagaattaatgcCAACATTACCAAATGACGGTATATtctatgttaataatttaattgaacgcaataaaaatactaatgaAAATGTACATTGGGAATGGCGCGATGAGCGCCattgttgtcataaatttagtACAATTGATTCACGTATTATTGAAATGGCATATCAAAATGGTGAAGATGAAATATGCTTATCAACACTTGGACGTACATATACTATTGATTTAACGATGATGAAACAAATTAATGAAGATATGGGTATGGCTAGAAGTATCTATCGTCGTGTTGTAACTGATACAcaagaaccaaaaaaaaatcaaccaaCAAATATTGATGTTTCACTGAAAACTAATGATGCAAATGAATGGCTTGTGTCATTTATTCGAACTTTATTTTCAGTTCTTTATGAGGTTTATAGTAGTTCAGCTGGACCAGCAGTTAAATGTAAATGCCTAAGAGCTTTGTTACGAATGGTTTACTACGCATCAACTGATTTATTGAAAGacgtattaaaaaatcaaactgTATCGTCACATATTGCTGGTATGCTGGCATCACAAGATCTTCGTATTGTCATTGGTGCATTACAAATGGCAAGTATACTCATGAATAAATTACCAAATGTATTTGGTGTTCATTTTCATCGTGAAGGTGTTCTACATCAAATACGTCAACTTGCCGATCCAGAAGTTCCCATTGGTGTATCACCACCATCAAAAACATTATGTAATACATATAGTCTTGCATTAAGTCCACAACCAGGGCCATCAAAttcatcaacagcaacaaaaACTTCATCATCAAGCAGTGCTCCATCACCCGTAGCTTCTCCTACcacgaataaaaatattttatttggcaGCATtgcaataaatcaaattaagcCATCAATCTCCGGAGCAACAATGGAAACACGTAGTAAAAGTGATTTAAGTACAAATGAGGATGCAATTAATAATACACCATCAACCACATCAACAAATTTACGTATTGGTGATGTATTAAAACGTAAACGTCAAAATAAGAAAGGTAGATTTTCTCGATTGAGTAATTCAACAACaccattattaacaacaacaacaacaacagcaacaacaacagcaacaacaacaaccacaacaacaacatcatcaacgaTTTTAACGTCAACACCATCACAACAATCATCACAACCTGAATCCTTGTTTACTGGTTTcgcacaaaaaaataatcgctTTTTGGGCAATTTAAATCCAGCCCGATGgggaaaaaaaacatcatcatcaacatcatcaaatacaTCAAATGATAAACGAGATACATCAACAAGTATATCAAAACTACCAAGTAATCCAAATTTGATTGGAGGTAATCGCGATAAAGCTAAGGCATGGGTACGTGAAGAATCATCAAAGTTTTTACAACGTTATCAGGATGATGGTACATGTACGCACCCAGCATTAACAGTATTGTCACGTTTACAGTCatcaatacaaaatttaaaatcaaatgataatgacaaaatattaatatcgtTGACTGAATTACgtgatattattgttgaaaGTGATATATCACCATTTGAAATGAATCACAGTGGTTTAATAAAAGCCttacttaattatttaactaaaacAGATGACTTAAATTATGAACGTTTACGTTtattttggaaaatattttcatcaacaactCTTGATGATTCAATCATTGATAAAGAACCAGGTGCATTTGGTGcacttgttaataaattaaatagttgTGTTGCACAATTGGAACAATTTCCAGTTAAAGTACATGATTTACCAACTGGCAGTGGTAATGGACGTGGTGGCACAAGTGcattaaagttttttaatacacatcaattaaaatgtaatttacagCGTCATCctgattgtaataatttaaaacaatggaAAGGTGGTACTGTCAAAATTGATCCATTAGCATTAGTACAAGCAATTGAACGTTATTTGATGGTACGTGGTTATGGCAGAATACGTGATAATGATACATTAAtaagtgatgatgataatagtgatgatgatattgatgatacaCTTGCTGCTGTTGTTATAAGTCAAGgatcaaaacataaattacaGTTTTTAATAGGTAATAATGTATTACCATTTAATATGACTGTTTATCAAGCTGTTAGACAATTTAGTTGCAATGGTATTGATCAAGGAGATGCTGATAATGACTGTGAACCACCGTTAGGTCATGACGCTGTATGGTTACAAACGCATACTATTTATTATCGTCCATTGCCTGATGACGATTCATTAGTAATCATAAAACCAGGTGTAAGTACTCAGTGTAGTAGAAAAGGTAAAGGTAAAAGTACAAAATTAAGTTCCAAAAGAAAAGAAGATACACTTTGGCTTGATGGTGTTGTACCAGACTCAAAATGCCCACTTGAaccatatttatcatcaactttACCATCTGTTACAATAACTGATGCATCGTTGGATGGTCTTTGCTTATTGCGATTACTTTATTCATTGAATCGACACTGGGGCGTGTTATTTCCTTATGTCAAAAGTCGGACTTTATTAACACCAcaagattttataaataataaaattgctgCAAAAGCTAACAGACAATTGCAAGATCCACTCGTTATTATGACTGGTAATTTACCATCTTGGCTACAACAAATTGCAACTGTTTGTCCATTTTTGTTTCCATTTGAAACACGACAACTTTTACTTTATGCAACATCATTCGATCGTGACAGAGCCCTTCAACGTTTGCTTGATTCAGCACCAGAATTATCAGCAACTGATAGTCAAGAACGCGTTACGCCTCGTCTTGAACGTAGGAAACGTACAATTTCTAGAACCGATATTCTTAAACAAGCAGAACAGGTTATACAAGATCTTGCATCAAGTAAAGCGTTACTTGAAGTACAGTATATTAATGAAGTTGGTACTGGTCTTGGTCCAACACTAGAATTTTATGCACTTGTCTCACGTGAATTACAACGTGCTGATCTTGATTTATGGCATGGCTGTACAACACCAAATGAACTTGGCTATGTTTATTTGGCTAACGGATTGTTCACAAAACCAACACCATGGGGAACTAAAGTACCACATCTTGCTAAACTCAAAacaaaattcaagtttttggGTAAATTTATGGCTAAAGCTATTTATGATTCAAGAATGATTGATTTGCCGTTTAGCTTGACGTTTTATAGATGGCTGTTGGGTGAAGAACGTACGCTTACAATCGCTGATTTGGCATTCGTTTGTCCAGATGTTTATCGTACTTTAGTCAAGTTAAAAAATGTTGtcaaaagaaaagaagaaatCGAACAGGATACAACAATTAAAGCTAATGAAAAATCAGAACTTATCGAAGCACTTGATCTTGATTCATGTATAATTAGTGATCTTGGATTAGTCTTTGAACTTCCTGGATATGACAACATCGAACTACGAAAAGGTGGCAGTGAAATACCTGTAACAATTCATAATTTGGATCAGTACATCAAG CTTGTAGTGCATTGGTTCCTTTATGAAGGTGTTTTTCGTCAAATGGAAGCATTCCGTGAAGGATTTGAGTCAGTTTTTCCACCGAATCAACTACGCTTATTTTTCCCTGAAGAACTTGAGGCTGTTTTCTGTGGACATGGGCAAAGTGGTGGACAATGGGATGTAAAGACACTTCTTGAGTGTTGTAGAACTGATCATGGATATACACCCGACTCACGAGCAATTCGGTTTTTATTTGAAGTAATGTCTGAATATGATGCTGAAGAGCAGAgacaatttattcaatttgtgACTGGATCACCAAGATTACCTGTTGGAg gTTTTAAAAGCTTAACTCCACCACTAACAATTGTGCGTAAAACATTTGAACAATCAATCAAAACTGATGATTTTTTGCCGTCCGTGATGACATGTGTCAACTATCTTAAACTGCCGGACTACACAACACTCGATATAATGCGTGATAAATTGCGAATTGCTGCACAAGAAGGGCAACACTCGTTTCATTTAtcctaa